A genomic window from Brachyspira sp. SAP_772 includes:
- a CDS encoding glycosyltransferase family 4 protein: MKIKKIAIMHPTFGYNGGAENVILATVKHFYEKYNIECTIYTYKLRENIPDYIKQIKTDITLNPFIFRNTAKFLAYQLKDYDAILIHNFPATIFFGLAYKYAKKNSIKLPKSFWYCHEPSVRLYGEDDKSYKAKQKTLDFIARYTMKLDRFGVSVIDYIMANSERTSNSVMRVYGRESKIIYPCVTGFDDIMNTKEAEHFFYVGRLEKVKNLENAIIAFKSFLERIDNKDLKFIIAGKGRYEDKLKKLVSNIGMERNIIFVGFVSDDEKKDLLNRSYSLVMPAINEPFGLTVIEALYCSCISIISKYSGVYEVVKDCSVSCNMNNINDISNAMYEIYIDNNNIKRKLLSTDILSIFKVDNYCLSLLEYIENHL, from the coding sequence ATGAAGATTAAAAAAATTGCTATAATGCATCCTACTTTTGGATATAATGGCGGGGCAGAAAATGTAATACTTGCCACAGTAAAACATTTTTATGAGAAGTATAATATTGAATGCACTATTTACACCTACAAGTTAAGAGAAAATATTCCAGATTATATAAAACAAATAAAAACTGACATAACTTTAAATCCATTTATTTTTAGAAATACTGCGAAGTTTTTGGCGTATCAATTAAAAGATTATGATGCTATACTAATTCATAATTTTCCAGCAACTATATTTTTTGGTTTAGCTTATAAGTACGCTAAAAAGAACTCTATAAAACTTCCTAAAAGTTTTTGGTATTGCCATGAACCAAGTGTAAGGCTTTATGGTGAAGATGATAAAAGTTATAAAGCTAAACAAAAAACTTTAGATTTTATTGCACGCTATACTATGAAATTAGATAGGTTTGGTGTAAGTGTTATAGATTATATAATGGCTAATAGTGAGAGAACTTCAAATTCTGTAATGCGTGTTTATGGTAGAGAAAGTAAGATTATATATCCTTGCGTAACTGGTTTTGATGATATAATGAACACAAAAGAAGCAGAGCATTTTTTTTATGTGGGTAGATTAGAGAAAGTAAAAAATTTAGAAAATGCCATAATTGCTTTTAAGAGCTTTTTAGAGAGAATTGATAATAAAGATTTAAAGTTTATAATAGCCGGTAAGGGTAGGTATGAAGATAAATTAAAAAAATTAGTTTCTAATATTGGAATGGAGAGAAACATTATATTTGTTGGTTTTGTAAGCGATGATGAGAAAAAAGATTTGCTTAATAGAAGCTACTCTCTTGTTATGCCAGCTATAAATGAACCTTTTGGGCTTACCGTTATAGAGGCTTTATATTGTTCTTGTATTTCTATTATTTCAAAATATTCTGGGGTTTATGAGGTTGTAAAAGATTGCAGCGTTTCTTGCAATATGAATAATATTAATGATATATCTAATGCTATGTATGAAATATATATTGATAATAATAATATAAAAAGAAAATTGCTCTCTACCGATATTTTATCAATTTTTAAAGTGGATAATTATTGTTTAAGTCTTTTAGAATATATTGAAAATCACTTGTAA
- the saoT gene encoding thioredoxin-like (seleno)protein SaoT has protein sequence MSKVLVEFINTCPTCDGYSSYLKELQETYKDKIEVKLYYAGKDFDYLAKYGMVDRGTLIINEKNRYDVLSKKLIEQEIKKAIEEPNS, from the coding sequence ATGTCTAAAGTATTGGTGGAATTTATAAATACCTGCCCTACTTGCGATGGGTATTCATCATATTTAAAAGAACTTCAAGAAACGTATAAAGATAAAATAGAAGTAAAACTATATTATGCAGGAAAAGATTTTGATTATTTAGCAAAATATGGAATGGTAGACAGAGGTACACTAATTATAAATGAAAAAAATAGATATGATGTGTTAAGCAAAAAGTTAATAGAACAAGAAATAAAAAAAGCTATAGAAGAACCAAACTCTTAA
- the saoE gene encoding efflux transporter SaoE: MIMNFLYVFWDFLVISSEWIVISLILSGIIHAFVRPQVLQKSIGNKKISSLIKTTISGAILPICSCGVLPLALSLYRTGAYLGPTLSFLVATPIINPAAIIVAFAMLGKEVTFIYILCGIFLPLIIGMLGNIFGGKELIAPEVLKLKSMNIKIPENTYVDKTPWYKKLYNGILWGFNNLGIEISRFILVGTLFGAILLTVVPQSFVMQYLSNPKLVSIIGITLVGCIMYVCALGHIPFIAALISAGASPGIAITFLITGVATNISELISIYKLIGKRTLIIYLFSMLFFGILIGYITNIVLANNFTPIFDLSSSSKQIELANNINITFPDWFKNICAVAVLFMGLYSWFMIIVKKIKVLLSRGKEVEC; this comes from the coding sequence ATGATAATGAATTTTTTATATGTATTTTGGGACTTTCTTGTTATAAGTTCAGAATGGATTGTTATAAGCTTAATACTATCGGGTATAATACATGCCTTTGTTCGTCCGCAGGTGCTTCAAAAATCTATAGGAAATAAAAAAATATCTTCTCTAATAAAAACAACAATATCAGGAGCTATACTTCCTATATGCAGTTGCGGGGTGCTTCCATTGGCTTTGAGTTTATATAGAACAGGTGCATATTTGGGACCTACTCTTTCTTTTTTGGTGGCAACTCCAATAATTAACCCTGCTGCAATAATAGTAGCTTTTGCTATGCTTGGAAAAGAGGTTACTTTTATATATATTTTATGCGGAATATTTTTGCCTTTAATAATAGGAATGTTGGGAAATATTTTTGGAGGCAAAGAATTAATTGCTCCTGAAGTTTTAAAACTTAAGAGCATGAATATAAAAATTCCAGAAAACACTTATGTAGATAAAACTCCTTGGTACAAAAAATTATATAACGGCATATTATGGGGATTTAATAATTTAGGAATAGAGATAAGCAGATTTATATTAGTAGGTACTTTATTTGGAGCTATTTTATTAACGGTAGTGCCTCAGTCATTTGTTATGCAATATTTAAGCAATCCTAAATTAGTTTCAATTATAGGCATAACATTAGTAGGATGCATAATGTATGTGTGTGCTTTAGGGCATATTCCTTTTATTGCTGCATTAATATCTGCAGGTGCTTCGCCCGGTATAGCTATTACTTTTTTAATTACTGGTGTTGCTACAAATATATCTGAATTAATAAGCATATATAAATTAATAGGAAAAAGAACTTTAATAATATATCTTTTCTCTATGCTTTTCTTTGGCATATTGATAGGATACATTACAAATATTGTATTGGCAAACAACTTTACTCCAATATTTGATTTATCAAGTTCAAGCAAGCAAATAGAATTGGCAAATAATATCAATATTACTTTTCCAGATTGGTTCAAAAATATATGTGCTGTTGCGGTGTTGTTTATGGGGCTTTATTCATGGTTTATGATTATAGTTAAAAAGATAAAGGTTTTGTTAAGCAGAGGAAAAGAAGTTGAATGTTAA
- the saoC gene encoding Cys-Cys-COOH (seleno)protein SaoC: MLKIVWALCFFIFISCNDNTEYIKSAEGINNTELYKEYIKKYSDKELLTFLEGDFNGDNIDDLIIIYKESEYSNKLIGIYKDSNKILMTTPIPAPIENYIIKFYNIDEKVPNEILVSGKKGANIGFAVYRLENGEFISLFENGMEKCC; encoded by the coding sequence ATGTTAAAGATAGTTTGGGCTTTGTGCTTTTTTATATTTATCTCATGCAATGATAATACTGAATATATAAAAAGTGCAGAAGGCATAAATAATACAGAGCTTTATAAAGAGTATATAAAAAAATATTCTGATAAAGAACTATTAACTTTTTTGGAGGGAGATTTTAACGGAGATAATATAGATGATTTAATAATAATATATAAAGAATCTGAATATTCAAACAAATTAATAGGTATATATAAAGATTCTAATAAAATATTAATGACTACTCCAATACCGGCACCTATAGAAAATTATATAATCAAATTCTACAACATAGATGAAAAAGTTCCTAACGAAATTTTGGTATCTGGTAAAAAGGGGGCTAATATAGGTTTTGCCGTTTATAGGCTTGAAAATGGAGAGTTTATAAGTTTGTTTGAAAATGGCATGGAAAAATGTTGCTAA
- the saoX gene encoding ABC transporter substrate-binding subunit SaoX — MKKIVIILFMMIFILSCGGSDNASKTTEASIPKDVQAIVAGYDLEELSDEDKKYKINLGYYNCDHMTAACVGEDTGIFKALGLNVTVTGNGNVPEAMSAGQMDMAYAGFTTTLNAVKNKVPLFIAAENHTGGAEYFVVSKDIEKPEDLLNKRISMGANAETVNLNWAEWTEQLNIPRDTKYYENFSMSDSDAYFAFKLGQLDGYGACDPWGSMAEYENTGKILKRQNTDREIDGHGTCCKVCMNYNFAKAHPKLAERILLAHAMSIEYMYLHPYKAAEIFAENYNVPLEVGLMTLWKKLNEEGRTITWKLNREYVHNQMKTMRRLGVRDDINSLDIDDYIDLSYFDNCGAKDFDVFIKEEVDPIFPLGMSYEDWRAKAVEIDNIIEEPKA; from the coding sequence ATGAAAAAAATTGTAATTATTTTATTTATGATGATTTTTATCCTTTCATGCGGCGGAAGTGATAATGCATCTAAAACAACAGAAGCTTCTATTCCAAAAGATGTACAAGCTATAGTTGCTGGATATGATTTGGAAGAGTTAAGTGATGAAGACAAAAAATACAAAATTAATTTAGGATATTACAACTGCGACCATATGACAGCAGCTTGTGTTGGAGAAGATACTGGCATATTTAAAGCATTAGGTTTAAATGTTACAGTTACAGGAAATGGTAATGTACCAGAGGCTATGAGTGCTGGGCAGATGGACATGGCTTATGCTGGTTTTACAACTACTTTGAATGCAGTAAAAAATAAAGTTCCTCTTTTTATAGCAGCAGAAAATCATACAGGGGGAGCTGAATATTTTGTTGTTTCTAAAGATATAGAAAAGCCAGAAGATTTATTAAATAAAAGAATATCTATGGGGGCCAATGCTGAAACAGTAAATTTAAACTGGGCAGAATGGACAGAACAATTAAATATACCAAGAGATACAAAATATTATGAAAACTTTTCTATGAGTGATTCTGATGCATATTTTGCATTTAAGTTAGGACAGCTTGACGGATATGGTGCATGTGACCCTTGGGGTTCTATGGCAGAATATGAAAACACTGGTAAAATATTAAAAAGACAAAACACAGACAGAGAAATAGATGGTCATGGCACTTGCTGTAAAGTTTGTATGAATTATAACTTTGCTAAAGCTCATCCAAAATTGGCAGAAAGAATACTTCTTGCTCATGCTATGTCTATAGAATATATGTATCTTCACCCATATAAAGCAGCTGAAATATTCGCTGAAAATTATAATGTTCCTTTAGAAGTTGGCTTAATGACTTTATGGAAAAAACTTAATGAAGAAGGAAGAACTATCACTTGGAAATTAAACAGAGAGTATGTTCATAATCAAATGAAAACTATGAGAAGATTAGGTGTGAGAGATGATATTAATTCTCTTGATATAGATGATTATATTGACTTATCTTATTTTGATAATTGCGGTGCTAAAGATTTTGATGTATTCATTAAAGAAGAAGTTGATCCAATATTCCCACTTGGTATGAGTTATGAAGATTGGAGGGCTAAAGCAGTAGAGATAGATAATATCATAGAAGAGCCTAAAGCGTAA
- the saoB gene encoding ABC transporter substrate-binding (seleno)protein SaoB yields the protein MRHIINKNKYIIVFSIIFVICFLLFQNYKNYKLDKKDTITIACGNDASGMLFDYIINTKKNSNIEFSNIDYIQFLDCCGSQAEFAFISGRVDMAVLCPDAAFQLVSIDTNYYIVDSIVKGSNILVYYNESYDDDNIKPKNIGYMNKRLLQEILLKEKYSNSNYYPMLSTALPYALEKKTVDAVLIDIILALKIKEARFKKIDTEEVDYYLVASKKLKDTLMLNNFIKAYNEAVNDIEDEIILSNMLVNYLDISNSEGEIKTWKTMGVKFLKIKAES from the coding sequence ATGAGGCATATAATAAATAAAAACAAATATATTATTGTATTTAGTATAATTTTTGTTATATGCTTCCTTTTATTTCAAAATTATAAAAACTATAAATTAGATAAAAAAGATACAATAACAATAGCATGCGGAAATGATGCTTCTGGAATGCTCTTTGATTATATAATAAACACTAAAAAAAATTCTAATATAGAGTTTTCAAATATTGATTATATACAGTTTTTGGATTGCTGCGGTTCTCAAGCTGAGTTTGCTTTTATATCAGGAAGAGTTGATATGGCGGTATTATGTCCTGATGCTGCTTTTCAATTAGTATCTATAGACACTAATTATTATATAGTAGATTCTATAGTAAAAGGCTCTAATATATTAGTTTATTATAATGAAAGCTATGATGATGATAATATAAAACCAAAAAATATTGGGTATATGAATAAAAGATTGCTTCAAGAAATATTGTTAAAAGAGAAATATTCAAATTCCAATTATTATCCCATGCTTTCAACTGCATTGCCTTATGCCTTAGAAAAGAAAACGGTTGATGCAGTGCTTATTGATATTATTTTGGCTTTAAAAATAAAAGAAGCAAGATTTAAAAAAATAGATACTGAAGAGGTTGATTATTATTTGGTGGCATCAAAAAAATTAAAAGACACTTTAATGCTTAATAATTTTATTAAAGCTTACAATGAAGCGGTGAATGATATTGAAGATGAAATTATATTATCAAATATGCTTGTTAATTATTTAGATATTTCAAATTCTGAAGGAGAGATAAAAACATGGAAAACAATGGGAGTCAAGTTCCTCAAAATAAAAGCAGAGTCATAA
- the saoP gene encoding ABC transporter permease subunit SaoP (Most members of this family are selenoproteins with the selenocysteine residue at the channel-gating position.), with product MENNGSQVPQNKSRVINLGNAGNSLFMKFYSVSVLLAIMIIWYFLAKKIDNNLLLPDFILTCKEFFKSWVDSYTVQNLLITLERVFRGFIIACIIGLPLGLIMGYSKPILLAISPIINSIRQVPIMAWIPLAIVWFGLGDGPTIFLITMSAIFPLIINTIDGVRGIDPNYINAARSMGARNIDIMLDIILPGALPSFLTGCRLALGLGWMSVICAEFIATSKGFGFILVEAQQRLETPKLYALMIVSAIIGFSMDRILIILEKLLTSWRFKNGNS from the coding sequence ATGGAAAACAATGGGAGTCAAGTTCCTCAAAATAAAAGCAGAGTCATAAATTTAGGAAATGCTGGAAACAGTTTATTTATGAAGTTTTATAGTGTTTCTGTACTTTTAGCTATTATGATAATTTGGTATTTTCTTGCCAAAAAGATAGATAATAATTTACTTCTTCCAGATTTTATTTTAACTTGCAAAGAGTTTTTTAAATCTTGGGTAGATTCTTATACAGTACAAAATCTACTTATAACATTAGAGAGAGTATTTAGAGGTTTTATTATAGCCTGCATAATAGGTCTTCCTTTAGGGCTTATTATGGGTTATTCAAAGCCTATACTTTTAGCCATATCCCCAATAATAAACTCAATAAGACAAGTACCCATAATGGCATGGATTCCATTAGCTATAGTGTGGTTTGGACTTGGGGACGGCCCTACAATATTTTTAATTACTATGAGTGCAATATTCCCACTTATAATAAACACAATAGATGGAGTTAGAGGAATAGACCCTAATTATATTAATGCTGCAAGGAGTATGGGAGCAAGAAATATAGACATAATGCTTGATATAATTCTCCCCGGTGCCTTGCCTTCATTTCTAACAGGATGCAGACTTGCTTTAGGGCTTGGTTGGATGAGCGTAATATGTGCAGAGTTTATAGCTACGAGTAAAGGTTTTGGATTCATATTGGTAGAAGCTCAGCAGAGACTTGAGACTCCTAAGCTTTATGCTCTTATGATAGTGTCTGCTATTATTGGCTTTAGTATGGATAGGATATTAATTATATTAGAAAAACTACTAACTTCTTGGAGATTTAAAAATGGCAATTCTTGA
- the saoA gene encoding ABC transporter ATP-binding protein SaoA, whose protein sequence is MAILEVKNVCKSFKVSKKAPEVEVLRNINFNIEKGEFVTLLGPSGCGKTTLLTMIGGFQNPTSGEVLLEGEKIEKPSSERGYVFQNYALFPWMNVEKNILYSLKFSKMNREEKKKRLEELLEMSHLKGHEKKYPISLSGGMQQRVAVVRALAPNPKILLLDEPLGAIDLQMREHMQKELLQLVKESNSTILMVTHDVSEAVYMSDRVIVMSLNKGEIVADIKIDLKHPRERDSIEYIEHVRELSNSVKKAFINEASIDKS, encoded by the coding sequence ATGGCAATTCTTGAAGTTAAAAATGTATGCAAATCTTTTAAAGTTTCAAAAAAAGCTCCTGAAGTTGAAGTATTAAGAAACATTAATTTTAATATAGAAAAAGGAGAGTTTGTAACTTTGCTTGGACCTTCAGGCTGCGGAAAAACAACACTTCTTACTATGATAGGCGGTTTTCAAAATCCTACTTCTGGAGAGGTATTACTTGAAGGCGAGAAAATAGAAAAACCTTCTTCTGAAAGAGGATATGTTTTTCAAAATTATGCTCTATTTCCTTGGATGAATGTTGAAAAAAATATTTTGTATTCACTTAAGTTTTCAAAGATGAATAGAGAAGAAAAAAAGAAAAGATTAGAAGAGCTTCTTGAAATGTCCCATCTTAAGGGGCATGAAAAAAAGTATCCTATATCTCTTTCTGGAGGTATGCAGCAGAGGGTTGCTGTTGTGAGGGCATTAGCACCCAATCCAAAAATACTTCTTTTAGATGAACCGCTTGGGGCAATAGATTTGCAGATGAGAGAGCATATGCAAAAAGAGTTACTGCAATTAGTTAAAGAAAGTAACAGCACCATATTAATGGTTACTCATGATGTATCTGAAGCTGTTTATATGAGCGATAGAGTTATAGTGATGAGTTTAAACAAAGGGGAAATTGTTGCTGATATAAAAATAGATTTAAAGCATCCAAGAGAAAGAGATAGTATTGAGTATATAGAACATGTTAGAGAACTTAGTAATAGTGTTAAAAAAGCTTTTATCAATGAAGCGTCTATTGATAAAAGTTAA
- the saoL gene encoding MerB-like organometallic lyase SaoL, protein MFDENFMNKYGVSDKYHNLPSDMQNARLRLIDKVIETGCTISKEEAIKICGDEKLYNSLIEKEIVTMSGDSIAFLYPVSAMETNHRVKLSDGREFCSMCAIDALGSYSLFHQDTEINSICSQTGEKIYVRIKDREIVEHSPKNIHVIHVDLNKNKNWASTCUNIMNFFGSKNDMNEWLKNQDVDNNTTYLLDLETAFKVATAIFQI, encoded by the coding sequence ATGTTTGATGAGAATTTTATGAACAAATATGGTGTGTCTGATAAGTATCATAATTTACCTTCAGATATGCAAAACGCAAGGTTAAGGTTAATTGACAAAGTAATAGAAACAGGATGCACTATAAGTAAAGAAGAAGCTATAAAAATATGCGGCGATGAAAAATTATACAATTCTTTAATAGAAAAAGAAATTGTTACTATGAGCGGAGATTCTATTGCATTTCTTTATCCTGTATCAGCTATGGAAACTAATCATAGAGTAAAACTTTCAGACGGAAGAGAGTTTTGTTCTATGTGTGCTATTGATGCTTTAGGCTCTTATAGTTTATTTCACCAAGATACTGAAATTAATTCTATATGCTCTCAAACAGGAGAGAAAATATATGTAAGAATTAAAGACAGAGAGATAGTAGAGCATTCACCTAAAAATATTCATGTTATTCATGTTGATCTTAATAAGAATAAAAACTGGGCTAGCACTTGCTGAAATATAATGAATTTCTTTGGTTCAAAGAATGATATGAATGAATGGCTTAAAAATCAAGATGTTGATAATAACACAACATATCTTTTAGATTTAGAAACCGCTTTTAAAGTAGCAACTGCTATATTTCAGATATAA